A region of Bacteroidota bacterium DNA encodes the following proteins:
- the rpoB gene encoding DNA-directed RNA polymerase subunit beta, with protein sequence MAEILKKSAGRINFGKIKLPDEQPDLLDIQLETFMKFIQLETTAENRKFEGLHNVFRENFPITDTRNIFVLEFIDYFVDPPRYTIDECIERGLTYCVPLKAKLKLSCNDPEHIDFKTIVQDVFLGNIPYMTPKGTFIINGAERVIVSQLHRSPGVFFGQSYHPNGTRIYSARVIPFKGAWMEFATDINNVMYAYIDRKKKFPVTMLLRAVGYDSDKDILTLFELADEIEVNKKNAAKSIGRKLAARVLKSWMEDFVDEDTGEVVSIERNEVLLERDTIIDTDNINQILESGTQSIFVHKDIQGADYSIIFNTLNKDTSNSEIEALNHIYKQLRGSEPPDEETARGIIEKLFFSDKRYDLGEVGRYKINKKLKLDIHMDTRVLTKTDIIAIVKYLVNLSNQKAEIDDIDHLSNRRVRTVGEQLHSQFGVGLARMARTIRERMNVRDNEVFTPVDLINARTLSSVINSFFGTSQLSQFLDQTNPLAEITNKRRVSALGPGGLSRERAGFEVRDVHYSHYGRLCTIETPEGPNIGLISTLCVHAKVNRMGFIETPYRKVDEGKVNLKGKVQFLTAEEEDLVKIAQSNVTLDDKGKFLTDKIKSRFQGDFPILGPEEVQFMDVAPNQIVGVSASLIPFLEHDDANRALMGSNMQRQAVPLLRPQAPIVGTGLEGKVAVDSRNLLNAERDGVVEYVDAMQIIVKYDRNEEEKLVSFRDDKVTYNLPKFRKTNQSTCVNLKPIVKKGQRVKKGEILCEGFATQSGELALGANLKVAFMPWKGYNFEDAIVISERVVRDDVFTSIHIEEFEMEVRDTKLGEEELTADIPNVSEEATKDLDDNGIIRVGARVSEGDILIGKITPKGETDPTPEEKLLRAIFGDKAGDVKDASLKVPPSVEGTVINKQLFGRAKKDKTSKAKEKTLLEKLDKDYAKRMSEVKGLLVDKLMTVLSGKVAMGIQSVYREELVSKGTKFTAKLLTDLDYAVVDGNNWTKEDDNNRLIKTMLHNYNMRVNEETGRFKREKFNISIGDELPSGVLKLAKVYIAKKRKLKVGDKMAGRHGNKGIVARIVRAEDMPFLEDGTTVDIVLNPLGVPSRMNLGQIYETVLAWAGQKLGVTFATPIFDGASLEEIASYVEKAKLPEFGSTYLYDGETGERFHQKTTVGIIYMLKLIHMVDDKMHARSIGPYSLITQQPLGGKAQFGGQRFGEMEVWAVEAYGASNVLQELLTVKSDDIIGRAKTYEAIVKGDNQPDAGVPESFNVLMHELRGLALDLKFE encoded by the coding sequence ATGGCTGAAATCCTCAAAAAAAGCGCTGGCAGAATCAACTTCGGGAAAATCAAACTGCCCGATGAACAACCCGACCTGCTGGACATCCAGTTGGAAACCTTTATGAAGTTTATTCAGTTGGAGACCACCGCTGAAAACCGTAAATTTGAAGGGTTACACAACGTTTTCCGGGAAAATTTTCCAATTACCGATACACGGAACATTTTCGTTCTTGAATTCATAGATTATTTCGTTGACCCTCCCCGATACACGATTGACGAGTGTATCGAAAGAGGTTTGACCTATTGTGTGCCTTTGAAGGCGAAACTCAAACTTTCTTGTAACGATCCCGAGCACATTGATTTCAAAACTATTGTGCAGGATGTGTTTCTTGGAAACATTCCTTACATGACTCCGAAAGGAACCTTTATCATCAACGGCGCTGAGCGAGTGATTGTATCGCAATTACACAGAAGCCCAGGTGTATTTTTCGGACAATCCTATCACCCGAATGGAACAAGAATTTACTCCGCCCGTGTTATTCCTTTCAAGGGAGCCTGGATGGAGTTTGCCACCGATATTAATAATGTAATGTACGCCTATATTGACCGTAAGAAGAAATTCCCGGTTACTATGTTGTTGCGTGCCGTAGGTTATGATTCAGATAAGGACATTTTGACCTTATTTGAATTGGCCGACGAAATTGAAGTGAATAAGAAGAATGCAGCTAAGTCTATTGGCCGCAAGTTGGCTGCTCGAGTTCTGAAGAGCTGGATGGAAGATTTCGTGGATGAGGATACCGGCGAAGTAGTATCTATCGAACGGAATGAAGTGTTGTTGGAGCGTGATACAATTATTGACACCGACAATATCAACCAGATTCTTGAATCAGGCACTCAGAGTATCTTTGTTCACAAAGACATTCAAGGCGCTGATTACTCGATTATCTTCAATACACTGAACAAGGATACTTCCAACTCAGAAATTGAGGCTTTGAACCATATTTATAAGCAATTGCGCGGCTCTGAACCACCTGATGAGGAAACAGCTCGTGGCATTATCGAGAAGCTATTCTTCTCGGACAAGCGTTATGATCTGGGTGAAGTAGGCCGTTATAAAATTAACAAGAAGTTGAAACTGGATATTCACATGGATACCCGGGTATTGACGAAAACCGACATCATCGCCATCGTTAAATATCTGGTGAATCTTTCGAACCAGAAGGCGGAAATTGATGATATTGACCATTTGAGCAACAGAAGAGTAAGAACGGTGGGCGAGCAATTGCACTCACAGTTTGGCGTTGGTCTGGCTCGTATGGCAAGAACGATTCGCGAGCGGATGAACGTTCGTGACAATGAGGTATTTACCCCGGTGGATTTGATTAACGCAAGAACTCTTTCTTCTGTTATCAATTCATTCTTCGGAACCTCTCAGCTTTCTCAGTTTTTAGATCAAACCAATCCGCTGGCAGAAATCACCAACAAGCGCCGTGTATCGGCACTCGGACCTGGTGGTCTTTCGAGAGAGCGTGCAGGCTTTGAGGTTCGTGACGTACACTACTCTCACTATGGTCGTCTTTGCACCATCGAAACACCGGAAGGACCGAATATCGGATTGATTTCTACTCTTTGTGTTCACGCCAAGGTAAACCGCATGGGCTTTATCGAAACACCTTATCGCAAGGTGGATGAAGGCAAGGTAAATTTAAAGGGCAAGGTTCAGTTCCTAACTGCTGAAGAAGAGGATTTGGTGAAGATTGCACAGAGCAATGTTACCTTAGATGATAAAGGAAAGTTCCTAACAGATAAAATTAAATCTCGTTTTCAGGGTGACTTCCCGATTCTCGGACCGGAGGAAGTTCAGTTCATGGACGTAGCCCCGAACCAGATCGTAGGCGTTTCTGCCTCATTGATTCCGTTCTTGGAACACGATGACGCGAACCGTGCGTTGATGGGTTCAAATATGCAACGTCAAGCCGTGCCGCTTCTTCGTCCGCAGGCGCCTATTGTAGGCACCGGCTTAGAAGGAAAGGTGGCTGTAGATTCACGTAATCTTTTGAATGCTGAAAGAGACGGCGTTGTAGAATATGTAGATGCAATGCAAATCATCGTGAAATATGACCGTAACGAAGAAGAAAAGCTCGTTTCGTTCCGCGATGATAAGGTGACTTATAACCTTCCTAAATTCCGCAAAACCAACCAAAGTACCTGCGTTAACCTGAAACCAATTGTCAAGAAAGGTCAAAGGGTAAAAAAGGGTGAAATCCTTTGCGAAGGATTTGCCACTCAATCCGGCGAATTGGCTTTGGGAGCTAACCTAAAGGTGGCTTTCATGCCTTGGAAGGGTTATAACTTTGAGGATGCTATTGTTATTTCAGAAAGAGTAGTTCGTGATGACGTGTTCACGTCCATCCATATCGAAGAATTTGAAATGGAAGTGCGCGATACGAAGCTGGGAGAAGAAGAATTAACGGCAGACATTCCAAACGTTTCCGAAGAGGCTACCAAAGACTTGGACGATAACGGTATCATTCGCGTAGGTGCCAGAGTTTCTGAAGGAGATATTTTGATAGGAAAAATTACTCCAAAGGGAGAAACAGATCCTACACCAGAGGAGAAATTGCTTCGTGCTATCTTCGGCGATAAGGCCGGTGATGTGAAAGATGCTTCCTTGAAAGTTCCACCTAGTGTAGAAGGAACGGTGATTAATAAGCAGCTTTTCGGCAGAGCAAAGAAGGATAAAACTTCTAAGGCTAAAGAAAAGACCTTGTTGGAGAAATTAGACAAGGATTACGCCAAGAGAATGTCTGAAGTGAAAGGTCTATTAGTTGATAAACTGATGACGGTACTTAGTGGAAAGGTGGCTATGGGCATTCAGTCCGTTTACCGGGAAGAGTTGGTCAGCAAGGGAACAAAGTTCACCGCCAAATTATTGACTGATCTGGATTATGCAGTAGTTGATGGAAACAACTGGACCAAGGAAGATGATAACAACCGATTGATTAAAACCATGTTGCATAACTACAACATGCGGGTGAATGAAGAAACCGGAAGATTTAAACGCGAGAAGTTTAATATCTCTATCGGTGATGAGCTTCCTTCTGGTGTGTTGAAATTAGCCAAGGTGTATATCGCTAAAAAGCGCAAGCTGAAAGTAGGTGATAAAATGGCAGGTCGTCACGGAAACAAGGGCATCGTTGCCAGAATTGTTCGTGCCGAAGACATGCCTTTCCTAGAAGATGGCACTACGGTTGATATCGTTCTGAATCCGCTGGGTGTACCTTCGCGTATGAACCTCGGTCAGATTTATGAAACTGTATTGGCTTGGGCCGGTCAGAAACTGGGTGTCACATTTGCCACACCTATTTTTGATGGGGCTTCCTTAGAAGAAATCGCCAGCTATGTAGAAAAGGCTAAACTTCCTGAGTTTGGATCTACCTATCTTTATGATGGCGAAACCGGTGAGCGTTTCCACCAGAAAACTACGGTGGGCATTATCTACATGCTGAAACTGATTCACATGGTGGATGATAAAATGCACGCTCGTTCTATCGGACCTTACTCTCTTATTACCCAACAGCCTCTCGGTGGTAAAGCCCAGTTTGGAGGTCAGCGTTTTGGAGAAATGGAAGTTTGGGCTGTCGAGGCTTATGGCGCATCAAATGTGTTGCAAGAATTGCTCACAGTTAAATCAGATGACATCATTGGCCGGGCGAAAACTTACGAAGCAATTGTGAAGGGGGATAATCAGCCAGATGCTGGTGTACCGGAATCATTCAACGTATTGATGCATGAACTTCGTGGCTTGGCTCTTGACCTGAAGTTCGAATAA
- a CDS encoding M4 family metallopeptidase: MKKSYYSIQPHSCLLIALFSILFSAYGYAQSSSKALNPPTSNISLSAVIPSYVSFKEGVKPPIEGFDKWLRQKYGLAVGFGLLQTVADKDGMGFTHFRFTQTFLNIPIAGTMLIAHVKQGLVESFNGETVVSVPSEVKSRLSEAVLLKSALKFVGAKSYKWEHPEEEAFIQREQGKKASFFPKSELMYAKDAAGQYKLAYRFDIYSQEPLSRKFVLVDAETGEVLSSEDQIQDVNATGTAFTAYSGTQPITADAFNGSYRLRETGRGLGVETYNMAGGYNYAAAVDFTDADNIWNNINAAKDQCATDAHFGAEKTYDYYFNTFQRNSINNAGFKLFNYVHADLTHLSHLNNINAFWDGNRMTYGDGGNGYAPLTALDIVGHEITHGLTSFTAKLSNSSRESGALNEGFSDIFGTTIEFYATPSKADWTIAEDVGTPFRSLSNPKTYFQPDTYLGTYWKNDSLDSFGAHTNLGVLNHWYYLLCQGGNGTNDKGSVYSVSGIGMEKAANIAFRTLTVYLTSNSKYADARFYSVLSAEDLYGVCSPEAAATVAAWYAVGVGGPNEGNNPTISYNGWLTVFCSNSSFTLNANTNYNYQWKLNGVNIFGATGSSYAATQAGNYSVSTNVCGNIFTSASTALTVTSAQVGISSPATSSCTSVLLSSSSSPGYNLQWNKNGLPVNGATSPTYLATQSGSYTAVISGNTIPPTSFHNAAPVNIIERNCNHTVDTIIASGMPTAIDPSQITITVNITHPADGELIMYLESPAGEKIGLTLLSGGSGANFTNTIFSDAGTDSIGTSGAPYTGVYKTRPTTFTICAITMDKTSFAKLGNGVINPNGQWKLHIIDAVQNNLGTLNNWQVNFPAIRTPNPDCGPVTSNPINITISNSFSPTITPTGSTTLCQGGAVYLTASSGTSYLWSTGATTASIPVYSSGNYSVTVNNGVGCSGTASQLVTVVQPPVPSVISAGGPTSFCDGGSVFISGNSNGGIWSVGGSNTATLLVASAGDYFVTNSNSCGSVASNHIAVIVNPIPVVDAGSYPTVLSTAPAFPLTGTPAGGTFSGTGVVGGNAFDPTVSGAGSFPISYSYTNGNGCSNAAQTVITVTGGCNFTVGSVTGPTNACPYMGATGGLAVYSVAANNASGYVWTIPTGSTLFTGQGTNTISFKYPSSFVSGSVKVDVSSTCGAPVQQSLAITKSVPALPSPISGPTNACSYRGTLNEAIYSIAPVEGAISYKWNIPANVNLISGQGTTSIHVTFNAAFTTSTLYVQAMSGCGNSSIRTLSVGTALPGSLSTISGITKACPGDVINYSVPLLANTTSYSWTAPVGASITSGQGSNLVQVTYGVGFVANSPLAVKAVNDCGSGATRTVTISRSRPAVPSAITGNAAGNCNVTAAYSVTAVNGMTYNWIAPVGTSVTNGQGTNSMLLDLSAAFVSGTLYVNASNGCGTSANRSLALSSKPATPGLITAAASPMCIGSTQLFSIAPVNGTIAYSWKVPAGSVIQSGLGTTAVSVLIGNSSGNVTVQGYNGCGVSSTRTLPITVTSCAMKTDEENSNAESGAEVVADAGLISGIEIANKEKFSIIVMPNPFVSNATLLMNAEVEASARISIWDLTGKMIQSLETRLSVGKNFMPLTNQLASGTYFLTVTSGPYSKQLKLIVLEN, encoded by the coding sequence ATGAAAAAATCATACTACTCCATCCAACCCCACTCTTGTTTGCTGATCGCCTTGTTTTCTATTCTTTTTTCCGCCTATGGCTACGCACAAAGTTCCTCAAAAGCTTTAAATCCTCCTACCTCTAATATATCTTTATCGGCAGTCATTCCATCCTACGTCAGCTTTAAAGAGGGAGTAAAACCACCCATTGAAGGCTTTGATAAATGGCTCCGGCAGAAATATGGTCTAGCTGTAGGCTTTGGTCTACTTCAAACCGTGGCTGATAAAGATGGTATGGGGTTTACCCATTTTCGGTTTACGCAGACTTTTTTAAACATTCCTATAGCGGGAACCATGCTTATAGCTCACGTTAAGCAAGGGCTTGTAGAGAGTTTTAATGGCGAGACGGTGGTCTCGGTTCCTTCAGAAGTCAAGAGCCGATTGTCGGAAGCCGTGCTCTTAAAAAGCGCCCTGAAATTTGTAGGAGCTAAGTCATACAAATGGGAACACCCCGAGGAAGAGGCTTTTATACAAAGAGAGCAAGGCAAAAAAGCCAGCTTTTTTCCAAAAAGTGAATTGATGTATGCGAAAGATGCTGCTGGTCAATATAAATTAGCCTATCGTTTTGACATCTACTCACAAGAGCCGCTTTCGAGAAAATTCGTTTTGGTGGATGCTGAGACGGGTGAAGTGCTTAGTTCTGAAGACCAGATACAAGATGTGAACGCGACCGGCACCGCTTTCACTGCCTACAGCGGCACACAACCCATTACGGCAGATGCTTTCAATGGTTCATATCGGCTTCGCGAAACCGGCCGTGGCTTGGGAGTGGAGACTTATAACATGGCGGGCGGCTACAATTATGCTGCGGCTGTTGATTTTACAGACGCTGATAACATCTGGAATAATATCAATGCTGCCAAAGATCAGTGTGCTACTGATGCTCATTTCGGCGCGGAAAAAACCTATGACTATTATTTTAACACCTTCCAAAGAAACAGTATCAATAACGCTGGGTTTAAATTGTTCAACTATGTACATGCAGATCTTACACACCTTTCGCATCTCAATAATATCAATGCCTTTTGGGATGGCAACCGCATGACTTATGGCGATGGGGGAAACGGCTATGCACCCCTAACCGCTCTTGACATTGTCGGACATGAGATTACCCACGGTTTGACGAGCTTTACTGCTAAACTTAGTAATTCTTCGCGCGAAAGCGGGGCATTGAATGAGGGGTTTAGTGATATTTTTGGTACTACCATAGAATTTTATGCGACGCCATCCAAAGCCGATTGGACGATTGCCGAAGATGTCGGCACTCCTTTCAGAAGTTTAAGCAATCCGAAAACATACTTCCAACCGGATACTTATCTGGGCACCTATTGGAAGAATGACAGCTTGGACAGTTTTGGCGCACACACCAACCTCGGAGTGCTTAATCATTGGTATTATTTGTTGTGTCAGGGAGGGAACGGCACCAACGATAAGGGGAGTGTTTATTCTGTGAGCGGTATTGGCATGGAGAAGGCCGCTAATATTGCTTTCCGAACCCTAACCGTCTATCTGACCAGTAACTCGAAATATGCTGATGCACGGTTTTATTCGGTTCTTTCTGCAGAAGATCTGTATGGTGTCTGTTCTCCCGAAGCGGCAGCTACTGTCGCTGCTTGGTATGCTGTGGGTGTTGGTGGTCCGAACGAGGGTAACAACCCTACCATTTCTTATAATGGTTGGCTGACTGTGTTTTGTTCCAATTCGTCTTTTACGTTGAATGCAAATACAAATTATAACTATCAGTGGAAGTTGAATGGTGTAAATATCTTTGGGGCAACCGGTTCTTCATACGCTGCTACACAAGCAGGCAATTATTCAGTGAGTACAAATGTCTGCGGGAATATTTTTACCTCTGCCTCAACGGCTCTTACGGTGACCAGTGCACAGGTCGGTATTTCTTCACCTGCAACCAGTAGTTGTACCAGTGTTTTGTTATCATCTTCATCGAGCCCCGGGTATAATTTGCAATGGAACAAGAATGGCTTGCCAGTCAATGGCGCGACATCCCCCACTTATCTGGCCACACAGTCGGGTAGTTATACCGCGGTAATATCGGGCAATACTATTCCGCCGACTTCATTTCACAATGCTGCGCCAGTAAATATTATTGAGCGAAATTGTAACCACACCGTTGATACCATTATTGCCAGTGGTATGCCAACAGCTATAGATCCGTCGCAGATCACTATTACAGTAAATATCACACACCCGGCAGATGGAGAATTGATCATGTATCTGGAGTCTCCTGCTGGTGAAAAGATAGGTCTCACCTTACTCAGCGGAGGATCCGGTGCTAATTTTACCAATACGATATTTTCCGATGCAGGAACAGATAGCATAGGTACAAGCGGTGCTCCCTATACCGGTGTTTATAAAACAAGGCCAACGACATTTACCATTTGTGCCATCACTATGGACAAAACCAGTTTTGCAAAATTGGGGAACGGAGTGATTAATCCAAATGGCCAATGGAAATTGCACATCATTGATGCTGTGCAGAATAATTTGGGGACTTTGAACAACTGGCAGGTAAATTTTCCTGCCATCCGGACTCCCAATCCTGACTGTGGACCGGTTACTTCCAACCCAATCAATATTACCATATCCAATTCATTCTCGCCAACGATTACGCCAACCGGCTCCACCACCCTCTGTCAGGGTGGGGCGGTTTATCTGACTGCTTCATCTGGCACCAGCTATTTGTGGTCCACCGGAGCTACCACTGCTAGTATCCCGGTTTATTCTTCCGGAAATTATTCAGTTACCGTTAATAATGGTGTAGGATGCTCAGGCACAGCTTCTCAATTAGTTACTGTGGTTCAGCCACCAGTGCCTTCTGTTATTTCTGCTGGAGGGCCAACCTCCTTCTGTGATGGCGGGAGTGTTTTTATAAGTGGCAATTCAAATGGTGGAATATGGAGCGTTGGAGGGAGTAATACAGCTACCTTATTAGTAGCAAGCGCTGGAGATTATTTCGTCACTAATTCCAATTCATGCGGCAGTGTTGCTTCTAATCATATTGCTGTTATCGTCAATCCTATTCCGGTTGTTGATGCAGGATCTTATCCGACTGTCCTTTCTACTGCTCCGGCATTTCCTTTAACCGGAACTCCTGCTGGAGGTACTTTTAGTGGAACCGGAGTAGTCGGTGGTAATGCTTTCGACCCCACGGTTTCGGGTGCAGGTTCCTTTCCTATAAGCTATTCTTATACAAACGGCAACGGATGTAGCAACGCTGCGCAAACCGTCATTACGGTGACCGGTGGTTGTAACTTTACCGTTGGGTCTGTCACCGGGCCGACGAATGCCTGTCCGTATATGGGTGCTACCGGTGGTCTGGCCGTTTACTCCGTTGCTGCAAATAATGCTTCCGGTTATGTATGGACTATTCCAACCGGTTCTACTTTGTTCACCGGTCAAGGTACTAATACTATCTCCTTTAAATATCCATCTTCCTTTGTTTCGGGTAGTGTGAAAGTGGATGTTAGTAGCACATGCGGCGCACCGGTTCAGCAAAGTCTGGCAATTACCAAATCTGTACCAGCCTTGCCTTCACCTATCTCTGGGCCAACCAACGCTTGTTCTTATAGGGGGACATTGAATGAGGCTATCTATTCTATTGCTCCGGTTGAAGGTGCCATATCTTACAAATGGAACATTCCTGCTAACGTCAATCTAATCAGCGGACAGGGAACAACGAGTATCCATGTAACGTTCAATGCTGCCTTCACCACTTCCACACTTTATGTGCAGGCAATGAGCGGCTGTGGCAACAGCAGCATCCGCACACTATCGGTGGGAACTGCTCTACCCGGTTCGCTCAGCACCATCAGCGGCATCACCAAAGCCTGTCCCGGCGATGTGATTAATTACAGCGTTCCGCTTTTAGCAAATACAACATCTTACAGTTGGACTGCACCGGTAGGGGCAAGTATCACTTCGGGTCAGGGTTCTAATTTGGTTCAGGTTACCTATGGTGTAGGATTTGTGGCAAATAGTCCTTTGGCTGTAAAAGCCGTGAACGATTGCGGGTCAGGCGCAACCAGAACAGTCACTATCAGTCGCAGCAGACCGGCTGTGCCATCGGCTATTACCGGTAATGCTGCAGGCAACTGCAATGTCACCGCTGCCTATTCTGTGACCGCCGTGAATGGCATGACGTATAACTGGATAGCACCGGTGGGCACCTCTGTCACCAACGGTCAAGGAACAAATTCCATGCTCCTCGATTTAAGCGCTGCTTTTGTTTCGGGCACGCTCTATGTCAACGCCTCGAACGGTTGCGGCACCAGTGCTAACAGAAGCCTTGCGTTAAGTTCCAAGCCTGCTACTCCCGGACTCATTACTGCCGCCGCTTCGCCTATGTGCATCGGAAGCACACAACTATTCAGCATTGCACCAGTGAACGGCACCATTGCCTATTCATGGAAAGTCCCCGCGGGGAGTGTGATTCAATCCGGACTTGGAACGACTGCTGTATCTGTTCTAATAGGGAATAGCAGCGGCAATGTTACCGTGCAGGGATACAACGGTTGCGGTGTTAGCAGCACAAGAACCTTGCCCATAACTGTAACTTCTTGCGCCATGAAAACGGATGAAGAAAACAGCAATGCAGAATCAGGCGCTGAAGTAGTTGCTGATGCAGGCTTGATAAGTGGCATAGAGATTGCGAACAAGGAAAAGTTTTCAATCATAGTGATGCCGAATCCCTTTGTCTCTAATGCAACTTTGTTGATGAATGCTGAGGTGGAAGCCAGCGCCCGAATTTCAATTTGGGATTTGACAGGTAAAATGATACAGTCTTTAGAAACTCGCTTGAGTGTTGGAAAGAACTTCATGCCCTTGACGAACCAATTAGCTTCAGGGACCTATTTTCTGACAGTAACATCCGGCCCGTATTCGAAACAATTAAAGCTGATAGTACTCGAAAACTAA
- the hflX gene encoding GTPase HflX, producing the protein MGKDEKVKFKVDNTIVHEETAVLIGLISKDQTEEQTTEYLDELEFLALTDGVKTLKRFTQRLPHPDTKSYLGKGKLEEVRAYVEAKEVDLVIIDDEISPSQQRNIEQIIKKKVLDRSMLILDIFGNRARTVQAKTQVELANLQYMLPRLKGMWTHLERQRGGTGTRGGAGEKEIETDRRVAEKKIGQLKEKLKEIDKQNVVRRKSRGNMIRVALVGYTNVGKSTLMNTLAKENVFAENKLFATLDTTVRKVTFNAIPFLLSDTVGFIRKLPHHLVESFKSTLDEAIEADILLHVVDISHPAFEDQMNVVNEILKELKCEDKPVIIIFNKMDLYEQKKFDEYLPEEIKKSLLDELKDSWMSRTHDNCIFISAIQNRNTAELRELLFQKVKKLYLERYPYKAGYWTDYSEQG; encoded by the coding sequence ATGGGTAAAGACGAAAAAGTAAAATTTAAGGTGGACAATACCATTGTCCATGAAGAAACAGCGGTGCTGATAGGGCTGATTTCTAAAGATCAGACCGAGGAACAGACTACTGAATATTTGGATGAACTGGAGTTTCTGGCGCTGACCGACGGTGTGAAGACCCTGAAGCGATTTACTCAGAGATTGCCTCATCCCGATACCAAGTCATATTTAGGAAAGGGAAAGCTGGAGGAGGTGAGGGCTTATGTAGAGGCCAAAGAAGTGGATTTAGTGATTATTGACGATGAAATCTCGCCTTCGCAACAGCGCAACATTGAGCAAATCATAAAAAAGAAAGTGCTGGACCGCAGCATGTTGATTCTGGATATTTTTGGCAACCGAGCCAGAACTGTGCAGGCGAAAACCCAAGTGGAACTGGCCAATCTTCAATATATGCTGCCACGGTTGAAGGGGATGTGGACGCACTTGGAACGACAAAGGGGAGGTACCGGTACGCGGGGAGGAGCAGGGGAGAAGGAAATAGAAACCGACCGGCGGGTGGCAGAGAAGAAAATCGGTCAACTAAAGGAAAAACTCAAAGAAATTGACAAGCAGAACGTAGTTCGACGGAAGAGCCGGGGAAATATGATTCGAGTGGCTTTGGTAGGATATACCAACGTAGGGAAATCTACGCTGATGAATACGCTGGCAAAAGAAAATGTATTTGCCGAGAACAAACTCTTCGCCACGCTGGATACCACTGTTCGCAAAGTAACCTTCAATGCTATTCCATTTTTATTAAGCGACACGGTGGGTTTTATCCGCAAACTGCCTCACCATTTGGTAGAGAGTTTCAAGTCCACCTTGGATGAAGCCATCGAGGCGGATATTCTGCTGCATGTAGTGGATATATCTCACCCTGCTTTTGAAGATCAGATGAACGTAGTGAATGAGATTTTGAAAGAGTTGAAATGTGAAGACAAACCGGTCATCATCATTTTCAATAAAATGGATTTGTATGAACAGAAAAAATTTGATGAGTATCTGCCCGAAGAAATCAAGAAAAGTCTGTTGGACGAATTGAAGGATAGCTGGATGAGCAGGACTCATGATAATTGCATCTTTATTTCTGCCATTCAAAACCGCAACACCGCCGAATTGCGAGAATTGCTTTTTCAAAAGGTGAAGAAGCTCTACCTCGAGCGCTATCCTTATAAGGCGGGCTATTGGACAGACTATAGCGAGCAGGGATAA